The following nucleotide sequence is from Peribacillus sp. ACCC06369.
AATACCAGTGACCATCATCGTTTGTTTTGGTATTTGACGCTTACCCATCAGCTTTTCTTTTACTTCTTGACTAGGAAGAAAATGGGCATCTATCCCTTCGCTTCCCCACACATTATTAATAAAGAAGTCCGTGTACACGTTTATAACCGGTGTGCTGCACTTTCCTTTCATCTTTAACTGGCTCAAAAGATAGGAAGGGAAACCATGTGTACAAACAATTAAATCAGGCTTTTCTTCAGCTATCAATTGTTCCATTTTTTTCATGAATATTTGCTGATACCATTTAAATATCCGTTCCTTTGGTGAGTGAATGTAAAAAAGGTTTTTATAGGCAAGATTATAGGTTTCTGGCGCATAACGAATCCATGTCAGATAACTATTTGCCACTATTTTTTCTAGAGAGGTGTTGGTATAACTGATTAGATCGATTTTTTTATAAGTAATCCCATTTGAATGCTTTTTCAACATATCCATTAATGCCTCTGCAACTTGATGATGTCCCGATTGCATTCGAAAGAGAGGTAAAAACAAAATCTTCTTCATATGTGTCATCTCCTAAGAAATCATTCTGAAAATATATAATGGGGAAATGTATTAGCAGGTCCATGATATCTTCCTCTTACAATATAATTATCGATATTTTTAAACAATTTCCTTTAAATCAAGTTTAGCAAAAGTTCCATCTTCCGAGAGGGAATCAATGTAGTGCTGTATAACGAGGAGCCGATTCAATTTTTCGACATTCGTTTTCTCTTTTTAATGTATTTGATAGTAACATATATTACAAAAATTACCAAAAATACAATTCCTAAATATGGAACATATTTGGGATTAACATTAAAAGCATCCCCCACATAATAACCGGCCACTATAAAAGGGACAGTCCAGAGTATAGTGCCTAATAGGGAAAATAGGAAGTATTTCCGAAAGGGTATAGAAGAGATTCCTGCAAAATATGGACTAATTTGTCTTATACCCGGAATATAAAATCCCAATACTAAGGTTTTTTGTGCATTATCCGTATAGTTTTTCTTTGCTTTCTCCCAGCGTTCACCAGTAATTCCAATGAATCTCCCATATTTATTTATAAATGGATACCCCACATATTTTCCGCATGCATAAGCTGCCAGCATTCCGATAAAGGCGCCGAGAATTGCACACAGCGTCGCTAAACCAAATGAGAGCTTCCCTTGGACAACCAACACCCCAATCAGAAATAGAAGGGATTCTTCTGGAGCAGGCACTCCCACAATGCCAAAGAATAAAAAAAGAAAAATGATCAGGTATCCATACGAATCAATAAAATGTAAAAGCGTATCTATATTCATAATACCCCCAGAATTAGTTATAAGTCTTTTAAAGTAATGAAGCGCGTTCCCTTTTCCTTATGCTCCTGCAGGTAAATTTTTAACATTTCAATCATGTAGCCAGGTGCTTCTTTATCCGCTCCCAAGGTTTCACCACAGTCATGAAGCAATAGAATGGAACCTTCTGTTGAAGTGGTTCGCAGTTGATCAAGCAGATTATTTCTGCATTTTTTAACTTTCCAATCTCCGAAAATGTGCGACCACATTATCACCTTATATTTCTTACTTAAAAGTGGGGTGAAAATATTGAAATGGCCCCATGGAGGTCTGTAAAAAACCACCTTTTCATTCGTACATTCATTTATTGCCTTTGCCGTCATATCCAACTGTCTCCGCAGATGGATTGGAGAAAGAACCCAACTTGAAACATGATGAAAATGATGGATACCTATAGTATGTCCCTCTTCATGCATTCTTTTAATAATTTCAGGATTACTTTTCACTTTACTGCCAACAACAAAAAACGTAGCCTTTATCCCATAATCTTTTAAAAGATCAAGTAATTTTATCGTATATTCAGGGTTGGGACCATCATCAAAAGTTAGCGCCATCCCATTATTCGACTTGAAATTTTTTGTTATTCCCAGACTGCATGCACGAATAAGCACCGTTGGGAAAATAGTATAAAATATAAATAGCAAAAATAAAATAATAAAACTAAATATCCATATATGTATCACACAAAAACATACCCTCTCATTATTTATATTACCAATACTGGTCCTTTCCCTATATCATAATCTTTTAACTCTATGCAGCAAATGTTATTATCTTCAAGCAATTACAATTTTCATTGCTCTGTCTTTCATTACATTAAAAAAACCTCTTCTTACAATTTAGCATTTTTTTTTAATTATTTTCACTAATCAATCATTTTTTTATTTTTGTAAAGATTGACTGGTCACTTGCTATCTTCAGCTAAATAAAAAAAACACCCTGACTGTAGACAAATTGAAGAAATCGGGTTGCCTGCAGTTTTTTCCTTTATAAATTCCAGTTGATTGGAACGGAAGGTACGAGACTCCTGCGGGAAAAGCGTGTCAAGGGAGACCCCACAGGCGCAAAAAGCGCCGAGGAGGCTCCCGGACCGCCCGCGGAAAGCGAGTGCCTGGAGAGTAAATCAGCGTTCGAATTTTACAAACCCTCAAAAAATATTCCAGCTGTTTTCAGAAATCCGCTCCCTTTTGTCACAAACTGAAAAAAAACACCCTAAGGGTGTTTTTTTCAAATCCATATAGTTTCTTCAAAAAATGAAAGTTTTATAACCTTCTTTATCAAAGAGCACATTCTTCAATTTCAAATCCCAGGTCTTCGATGATTCCCCAATCTGCCGTGGGTTCTTGACCAGCTGTCGTTAAATAATCGCCGACGAAGATGGAATTGGCTGCATAAAGTGCCATGGGCTGCATGGAACGGAGATTGACCTCACGACCGCCGGCCAGACGGATTTCTTTACTCGGATTAACGAATCTCATCATTGAAATCAATTTCAGGCATTTATTGGGGGTCAACTCGGAAGTACCCTCAAGCGGTGTTCCGTCAATTGCATTGAGAAAATTACAAGGAATGGAATCTGCATCAAGGCTGCGTAATGATAGAGCGATTTCCACCGCTTCCGCCTCAGATTCCCCCATACCGAAAATGGCACCTGAACATGGAGACATTCCGGCATCTTTAACAGTTTCGACTGTATCTACCCGGTCCTCATATGTATGTGTCGATGTAATATTGCTGTAGTTTTCCTGTGATGTATTCAAGTTGTGATTGTATCGATGAACGCCTGCTTCCGCTAGTTTGCCGGCATGTTCCTCATTCAGGAAACCTAAACAGCAGCAGATTTTAAGATCCGTCGTTTCGCGGATTTCTTTTACCGCTTCAATGACATGATCAATTTCCCTGCTAGTCGGCCGACGGCCAGAAGCAACAATGCAATATGTACCCGCTTTACGACGAATGGATTCTTGCGCTCCCTCGACAATCTTTTCTTTAGTCAGCCAGGCATATTTATCGATTGGGGCTTCCGAAACGATCGACTGCGAGCAGTAGCCACAATCTTCGGGGCATAATCCTGATTTCGTATTGATGATCATATTCAATTTAACCTTCTTCCCATAATGATGCTTGCGTATGAGATAGGCTGCATTCAAAATTTCCAAAACATCGCCGTCCGGAGCTTGCACGATGGATAATGCTTCTTCCTTCGTCACCTTATATCCTTTAATTACGTTCTCAGCTAACATCTTCCAATCCCTTACTAATGTATCCAAATCTTATCCCTCTTTTCTTTACAATCTTATAAATTCCTTCTCATGAAACTGACTCGATTAATTACCTGACCCTTGGAACGGATTGAATAATTTTTTGCACTCGCTAAATCACATCTGTTGTTCCTGATGTGTTGCCATTAAAGTGAGATGAATCGCTGGTGCATGGATTCCGTGGCTTATGTACTTCCTAGGAAAGCAGCTTGGCTCGTTCCGGTTTTCAGCAGAATGGCCCCATTTCGGTATCTATCTTTCCCTTCAAACCAAAATGTTCGGAAGTTCCCCGCCGGTCGAACGTGCAACACCAACCATAATGAGCACCGAAAGATCAACAATGCCTGGAAACATGCCAATAAGTGATCTAAATAGTTCTCCCAAAAATAGAACTTTTAATTTGTTAACCTAAAATATTTTAAGTTAACATATCGATAGAATAATAACATACAAACAAAATATTATTCAATGGTCTTTTTTCAATATTTTACTAGTCTGTCCATTAAAACCTGTGAACGTATGGTTTTTATATGTTAACTAAATAATAAATTAGTTGACATATAAAATGGGAATCAGGCAAACTAATAGTGAGCATTTCGCCTATCATTTCTAAAAAAGGAGGTGAAAACCTTGAAAGCAAGGACGATTTCTTATGTGGCCCTTTTTACCGCGTTAACCGCAATTGGCGCCTTTATTAAAATACCTATCCCTTACATACCATTCACACTTCAAATTCTGGCAGTCTATTTGGCAGGCGCATTATTGGGTCCCCGTCTTGGATTGCTCAGTCAGCTATGCTACGTCTTGATCGGACTTATCGGGGTGCCCGTGTTTGCTGAAGGCGGGGGATTCGGCTATATATTCAAACCCACTTTCGGCTATTTGCTCGGATATATACTGGGAGCCTATGTAAATGGATGGCTGATCAACCGGTTTTCCCTCACCACGATTCGTTCCATATTCTTTGCTAATGCCGCCTCTTTACTGACTGTTTACTTCTTCGGCTGCATCTGGCTGTATGGTGCGATGAAGTGGATTGTGGAAACGCCGCTTTCAATCAACCAAACGATTCTTTACGGCTTCTTATTACCTGTACCCGGTGATCTACTGCTGTGCATTCTATGTGCTGTCATCATTCAACAAGTACGTCCGCGCATTGCAAGATATATAAACTTAAAGGAGCTGAATCATCCATGGGCCAAGCCTACTTTATAACCGGAACTGGCACGGATATTGGAAAGACCATCGTCACGAGCGCACTCTATCTGTCTCTTCAAACATTGGGAAAAAGCGTCACGATATTCAAACCATTTCAAACTGGAATCAATGAGGAAAACAATACATACCCGGACATATCTTGGTTTGAGCAGGAACTCGGTGTAAAGGAATCAGGGTTTTACACACTGGAACCTGAAACCT
It contains:
- a CDS encoding DedA family protein — protein: MNIDTLLHFIDSYGYLIIFLFLFFGIVGVPAPEESLLFLIGVLVVQGKLSFGLATLCAILGAFIGMLAAYACGKYVGYPFINKYGRFIGITGERWEKAKKNYTDNAQKTLVLGFYIPGIRQISPYFAGISSIPFRKYFLFSLLGTILWTVPFIVAGYYVGDAFNVNPKYVPYLGIVFLVIFVIYVTIKYIKKRKRMSKN
- a CDS encoding polysaccharide deacetylase family protein — protein: MALTFDDGPNPEYTIKLLDLLKDYGIKATFFVVGSKVKSNPEIIKRMHEEGHTIGIHHFHHVSSWVLSPIHLRRQLDMTAKAINECTNEKVVFYRPPWGHFNIFTPLLSKKYKVIMWSHIFGDWKVKKCRNNLLDQLRTTSTEGSILLLHDCGETLGADKEAPGYMIEMLKIYLQEHKEKGTRFITLKDL
- the bioB gene encoding biotin synthase BioB, whose product is MLAENVIKGYKVTKEEALSIVQAPDGDVLEILNAAYLIRKHHYGKKVKLNMIINTKSGLCPEDCGYCSQSIVSEAPIDKYAWLTKEKIVEGAQESIRRKAGTYCIVASGRRPTSREIDHVIEAVKEIRETTDLKICCCLGFLNEEHAGKLAEAGVHRYNHNLNTSQENYSNITSTHTYEDRVDTVETVKDAGMSPCSGAIFGMGESEAEAVEIALSLRSLDADSIPCNFLNAIDGTPLEGTSELTPNKCLKLISMMRFVNPSKEIRLAGGREVNLRSMQPMALYAANSIFVGDYLTTAGQEPTADWGIIEDLGFEIEECAL
- a CDS encoding biotin transporter BioY; the encoded protein is MKARTISYVALFTALTAIGAFIKIPIPYIPFTLQILAVYLAGALLGPRLGLLSQLCYVLIGLIGVPVFAEGGGFGYIFKPTFGYLLGYILGAYVNGWLINRFSLTTIRSIFFANAASLLTVYFFGCIWLYGAMKWIVETPLSINQTILYGFLLPVPGDLLLCILCAVIIQQVRPRIARYINLKELNHPWAKPTL